Below is a genomic region from Vibrio cortegadensis.
TCACAGTGTCTTTGATCTCTTCTTCAGTTGCAGGCTCAACGCTCGCTTCAATGATTTGATCTTTATTGGTATCAACCGCTGTAGCCGTATATGTCTCACCGATAGGCTTCAGAGATGAACGAATCAACTCACCAGAATCAGGGAGCTTACGAACAGGAGACGCTAATGAGTAAACCACCATATCGATTTGACCTAAGTCTTCTTTGATTAAATCGATTGTTTTTTGTTTAGCTTCATTTGAGAATGCATCGCCATTTAAGCTTTTAGCGTACAAGCCTTCTTCATGTGCACATTTTTCAAAAGCCGCTGAGTTGTAGTAACCCGCCGTACCAGGTTTTTTCTCAGTACCCGCTTTTTCAAAGAAAACACCAATCGTTGATGCCCCGCCACCGAATGCCGCTGCAATACGAGAAGATAGACCGTAGCCACTTGATGAACCCACAACAAGTACACGCTTAGGTGCATTTTTGATTGGGCCTTGCGCTTTAGTATAAGCAATTTGTTCTTTTACGTTCGCTTCACAACCCACTGGGTGCGTTGTAGTACAGATAAATCCACGAATTCTAGGTTTGATGATCATATTCAACTTCCTTAAAAAATCCTTGGTAGGATAAAAGTTTCGCTCTCAAATGGCATCTAATTTCTTCAAAAAGACCCTTAAAATGTAAGTGGTTGGAGCACTACCGGCCACTTTTGTTCCCAAAAATATGAAAAAGACGGAAATAGCGTCATAAACAGGATCATTATATTTTGATAAGAGCATAAAAAATACCAACCAGTGTATCTCTGATTGGTATTGATATCTTTCAAGTATACATCAATAAGTCGAGTAAATTTACAGCCCGTTAAGCGCCTCAAACAGCTGATCGACCTCTTCTATTGTGTTGTAATGCATGAAGCCGATTCTTACGACACCACCACTCTCCTCTAAGCCAAGTTGCCTAATCAGCCCCAGCGCATAAAAGTGGCCATTCCAGACGCAGATGTTGTGTTCACCTAAACTTTTAGCGACAAATTCGGGATGATGATATTTGAATGCAAGAGCAAAGGTTGGAGTACGAAGGTTCGAATCAGCTTCTTCACGCCCATGTAGAACCACCTTATTACCAAGGGTACTCAAGCGTTTTAAGAAGTATTCACTGAGCGCTTGTTCATGCTGATTATATTGGCTAAAACTCTGTTCAAGCCTCTTCCTCAACGAGCTACCTTGCTCGCCCCATTGAGACAAATACTCCACCGCTTGGATCACGCCAGCTAAGCCTTCAAAGCTTTGAGTGCCAGTTTCGAACCGACCAGCGCCTAAATTCGTTGCAGGTTCAACTTTGTAAGGTTGAATGGTTTGCAGCCATTGAGGTGCAATATATGCAATACCAACATGTGGGCCGAAGAACTTATAAGCCGAACAGGCTAGAAAGTCACAGCCTAAATCTTGAACATCAATCAGATGATGCGGCGCGTAATGAACAGCATCAACATACACTTTCGCGCCAACAGAGTGAGCCTGTTCGATCACTGTTTTTACATCGACAATTGAACCTGTGGTATTCGATGCGAATGTTACCGCCACCAGCTTAGTTTTCTCACTAAGCAGAGAGGCAAAGTGATCCATATCCAACGAGCAATTACTTTCATCGACTTTAACCTGATGTACTACAACGCCTTTATCTTCAGCCGCTTGCTGCCAACTTGAAACATTTGAATAGTGATCTAATGCTGTGACGATGATTTCATCTCCAGCCTTCCAATCTCGGCTTATTGCTCGACTCAATTGAAAGGTCAACGACGTCATGTTCGCCCCAAACACCATATTATCGGGAGTTTCTGCATTCACTAGAGCTTGAACTGACTCTCTTGCCTGTGCCATCAGATTTGTCGTGTGTTGACTCGAAAAAAAATGCCCGCCTAGATTGGAGTTATAGAAACCGAGATAGCTTGTCATCGAATCCAAGACAGATTGCGGCACTTGAGAACCTCCAGGGCCATCCAAAAATATCACGGGCTTTCCATTATATTGCTGAGATAACGCACTAAACTGTTCACGAACAGAATTAAGATTGAAGCTCATTACGCGCATCCTTTGCTGTCAGAACAAAAACATCCATATGCCCTTTTTCTTCATTCTCGACGGGACATATCGGTTGAGCGTTATGCCACAGCTTGCTATCGGCTAGCATTGCTACTTCACCATTCTCAAGAATTTTTCTGAAAAATGGTGCTTCATTGCTATTGTTGTACAGCATAATCTCACCACCAATGATGTTACTACGATCAATACCGATTAATGCAAGGTGATCAAAACCATCTTGGTGAACCCCTTCCGGCGCAACTTGTGTCTCATCGTATATTGCTGCGATTCGAATTTGATGAATTTCAATTTCTTGCCCGTTAGGTAACTTGTTGCTATCAACAAACAGTTGGCACATCTCCTTCATGCCATCACTATCGAGAATGCCCTGCTCAATGGATTCAAATTGACGGACAATATCACCTTGAAAATGGTTAATATCATCAGTTTGTACAAACCCTGGGTTATCCAATTCTGTCACGGTTCCATCTTGCAGGCATATAACTGAATAACGACGTAATCGATATTTACCATCCGCATGTTCTGTTGATGGTAGTTGGTTAAATGAAGGGGATAACTGTTCTAAAGCGTGACGGGATAAACTAGTGATATGTAGGGTACTCTCGTGGTTATGTAACATCATCGACTCCTTGATAAAGAAACATTAACAATCAATAAATTTAACATTTAGCTCACACAAAGAATACGCACAAATATGGCAAACACAAGGCGTCGCCATCAATAATTCCATAAAATAGACAAAAACCACACTAAACACCAACAAGTTAATAATTAGAAGTTAAACACTCCGATATTTGAATTGTGGATAGTTAAAAAGCAGATGAGTTCACTGCGGTCACACTAAAATATTGAAATTATTGAAAATTGTATTTATATCGTCTCATCACTTTACTTAAGATGTAAGAATCTCGCGAAATTTTAGCGGGGAGTAAATGCGATATTATCAGAGTAAAAAAGTGTCAGAATTCAGATAAAGCAGTGTGTTTGACTCTACGATGTTATACCGGCATTCAGTTCGAATATAAATCCAACCCCGAACATTTTTGTGTACAGCCCTTAACAATCAAAGGGCCGTCATCGTAAAAGCTCAAGTCAAAATGTGATTCAATAGATCAAATGGCAGACCAATGGTTATCCCATTGCACGCCAGAGTATTTGGAAGTGGATTGCTGCTTATTGCGAGTAACAACCGAGCCCGAGCCAGAGCTCACCTTAAACATGCCGTTAGCTTCAATCACACCGGATGCATCAGGAAGTGCCGCTAATTCGATCAATGCGCCACTCTCTTTCGACCATATCCCATAACAGTTGCCACGAGGCGATGTCGCCAGAATCAATTCATCACTTGCTGCAATGCTTGCAATATAGTGATTGAAACGTGCCCACTGTTCAGGCTCTGCTTGAAGCTGAACCATATCGCCACCGCGACGGTGCATCGCCAGTAAAGAGGGATACTCATCAGGTTCACCACGGTACTGCTGACCGCAAAGCACGGTATCACTTCCGTCATGTGCTAAGTGTCGAATGCTTAAGTGGCGGTCATCAAGAGAAACTTGATCGAGTAACTTTCCTTCTGCGGATACATAACTCAAACTAGGCGACATAGCGTCGAGATTCAATGCGATTCGTCCATCAGTATGAACGCCACCTACCCCAATCGCGAGTGTATTATCTGGCATTGCGATCACTTCATGGGGCCCCAATCCAAAACCGGAAAACTCTTCCACTTTCTTATAGCCATCTTGAACACGGTATACACCAATGATCCCACGGCTAGTACCACGTTCACCTTCGGTTGCATACAAGTACATACCATCATTACTGAAAACACCATGGCCATAATAATGGCGATTTTTATCCGCTGGCCGCAGCAAGATCTGCTCACCAGATAAATAATCGAACACCATTAAATATGAACCTGGACGCCTAGCAAAAACTGCAGCGTGATATTTATACTGATCCTCACCATGTTGGCTATTGATAGCAACGCCATGACCACGCTCAGGTATTGGTAATGAGTGAATTTCAGCGCCAGATTCATCAGCGACAACAGCACGATACTGCTTTTTTGCACTCAAGGAGCAACCTATCAATGCCGGAGAAGCATTGGCGTTGGCTGATTGCGCTGCACATCCATAGGGCAATACAGGAACCATCGCCCCATACATAGCCGCTTTCAATAGCGTTCTTCGATTTAAATCAGTCACCATCGGTCGCGTTAAATCCTATCACTACGCCAAGTTCAATTGCCACTTCTTCATGGATCAAATACTTAAGCTGTTCTAATTTATTGTATTGTGCAAGTACGTTTTGGTACCCACTCTTAGTTTGTAGCATATTGAATAGGCTGTCTTGCTCTGGCCAAGTGTCGATGGCCATATCAAACTGTAAAGAGATTCGATCAGCAAGTTCGCCTTTATCTCTCATACGCAAGATCGCATCCAATCCAGAACCATTGGCAAAATAAATAGCCTGCATCGCTTTCAGATTCTCCTTCAGATTGGATAACGATGAAGCAGAACGCCACGACTCAGAAAAGTAGGCTCGTGGATGGCCCATTTTTGCCAGTGGTCGACTCAACTTCTTCATACTGTATTCAAGCTGATTCGAAAGTAGGCTCACGTATTCCGAATTCCACTGTGCTTCATTCATCGAGGTCCAAGGATTAATGAGCCATGCCTGTCGAATCTGTGAAGTACGATTCTGTAAATTCTGGCTAATTGCAGTCGCTGATGAGCATATCTCCCCCTTATTGGTAAGCAGAGGTGACTGAGCGTCAAACAACATCCACTCAATAGCACCAAGACCTTGCACCGTCACACTCTGGTTCGAGATCTCTTCAGCTGTCCATGATTTATCATATGACACCAACTGAGACATTTTTCGACCTGTCGTATTCTTTTTGTCTGGCCAAAATTGAACATTCCAACTCTGCTCCAATGCTTTTACCGGGCCTCTCTCCTGTCCTTGTAAATGCATCCAAGCCGCCATTGATGCTTGCCAATGCCTTTTTAAATCAGAAAGGTCGGCTCCATTAGAGCAGAATGATTTCATCGACTTATTTAACGATATTGCTTGTTCGTTCAGTTTCACAGCCGATTGAAACTGTACTTGGTACAAGCTGGAACTGATATGTTCAGTCGTGTCCATTTTGCTCACCACTGCTTGGTTTGATGAGTGTTTCGAGTCAGTACTCTGACATCCTAAAACCAATACGGTCGGAACAATTAAACTCATTATCCGAGATGTTTTTAACCACATATACTTATCCTTACAATGAGTTTAAGAAAACAATCAGCGCATCACGCTCTGCTTTGTCAAAACCGAGGACTTGCTGTTTTGCTGATTCCGCTTCTCCACCATGCCAAAGCACAGCTTCCAGAAGGTTTCTTGCTCGACCATCATGCAAAAACATCGTGTGCCCGTTGACTTCTTTTGTATAGCCAATGCCCCATAGCGGCGCTGTTCTCCACTCTTGGCCATTTGCTAAATACTCAGGACGATTATCTGCAAGCCCTTCACCCATATCATGCAGTAACATATCGGTATAAGGGTTAATTACTTGGTTTGAAATCGCGGGTAGACCCTCACGATTTGCCGTCTTGATATTGGTTTGGTGACAGCTTTGGCAACCAGATTGAGCAAAAAGAGCTTGCCCTTTCATTACGGTTTCGTCTTTCACGTTACGGCGAATAGGGACAGCAAGGTGCTGAGAGTAGAACTCTACAAAGTCTAGAATATTATCACTTACTTCAATATCGCCACCATTTGGCAATTCATCGCATAAGCTCTGTTTCGATGTACAGTTTTCATTTGGGAAAAGTGAACTCGTTAATCCAACATCACCATTAAAGGCGGCCGCGTTTTGCTGCATCAAATTCGGCTGTCCAGCTTTCCAACCAAAACGACCAAGCGCAAATTCTTCCGCTTGAACGTCCCATACACGGTTAGCTTTACCTGAAACGCCTTGTCCCGCTAGCTTCTGTTGTTCAGCAAACGCCAAAATAGTACTTTCAGGAATACTTTCAAGCAGACCAAGACCAATCATAGGTGGAGCAACACGAGCAGAAAATTGAGTGTCTGGGTGCATCTCACCAAAGCCGAGATCATTAATGGTTAATGTGGGTTTACGTAAGGTGACAACGAAACCATCTTTAAACGTGACAGGGACATCGGTGTAATCAATTTGAATTGAACCTTCAGGTTTTATATTTGGTAAGGCAAAGTCTTGTAGTTGACCACCGTACGTTGGTTCTGGAATGACACCATCTTTGATATACGCTTTTTTTTGCTCTGCCGTCATGGCTGGAATGCTTAGCCTAACTAGCATAGAGACGGCATGAGTATCCCCTTTTTCAGGAGCGTGCCCTCGCCCATCTTTAATGTGGCAGTTCTGACAACCATTCGTATTGAATAGAGGTCCTAACCCATCACGAGCATCGGTTGAAGCTGGTGCTTGCACCCACGGATTACGGAAAAAACTGTTACCAACACTAAAATCAAGGCGTTTGCTCATTGGTAAATTTGCAGCAGGTAAAGAAAAGGCATTGCTCCCTTCTTTTTTCACACTGGTTTGCCCACCAGATTTAACATCACTTGCCTGTATTGAAAACGATGTGATCAAGGCAATAGCTGCTGAGAAAATATATGATTTCATAACTGTATTCTTATTGTGTAATTTAGCTTTCAAAAATGCCATCAAAGAGTGGTCATATTGCAGGCGGTTTCCGCTGTCATTGACTTAAATATGATTATTATTTTAGAGATAGCAGAAAGGGCTCAAGAGAGCCCTTCTATATTATTATTTTATGCTTAGAATTCGTGATCGGCAGTATCTGGGTTTAAGCTGCTGATACCAATGACAGATGCCGCTCTTTCAATAGAACCAGTTTGTGCAACCAATGCCATGATTGTCTTATTAACCAAAGCATTACCTGCCGGGTTGTTAGCGGCAATCAGTTGATCGAAATGCTGATTGTTTTTCTCTGCTGAAGTCACCAATTGACCAACTTGTGCGCGAGCTAGATCGAACTGTTTCTGGATCTCTTTAGCTGCTTTTTTGTCTTTCTGAGCCACTAAATCGTAAAGGCTAGGTCCTGAAAGTAACTTGCCACTTTCACGTTTGTACAAACCTGTATAAACGTTATAGATCCCTTGCTCATTGTAGTAGTGAGAGTTATGAGTGTTATCAGAGAAACAGTCATGCTCATCTTCCGTTGAGTTTGCCTCTAATGCCACTTTCATACGCTCGCCGGCTAACTCACCTAATGAAAGTGACCCCATGCCGAACAGCATTTTACGCAAACCGTTATCAGCAGAATCTGCTAATAGCTCTTGGCGATAGTTACCTTTTTCACCGGCTTCCCACTGTTTTTCCATCCACTCAAGATCTTGGATCAAAAGTTCAGCAGCCGCTTTAAGATATTGACCACGTCGATCACAGTTGCCATTTGTACATTCGCTGCCTACAACGAAATCGGTGTATGCACGAGCGCCTGCACCAGCATTTGTACCGTTAAGATCTTGACCCCAAAGTAAGAATTCAATCGCATGGTATCCAGAGGCTACATTCGCTTCAGAGCCACCAATTTCATTTAAATCTGCGATCAACTCAGGAGTGATGGTTGTTGCATCAATAACACTTGAACCAACTTTAAGAGTTTTGTTAGCTACGATATTTGCACTCGCACCTTCATTACCAAGCTCATACTGATAATCACTACCAACATAATCAATTAAACCTTCATCAAGAGGCCAAGCATTCAGTTGCCCTTCCCAGTCATCGACCACGACGTTACCAAAACGGAATACTTCAGATTGTTGGTACGGTACGCGTGAATCTAACCAAGTTTGTTTTACTTTCTCAAAACTTGATGCTGAAGGTTGGGCTAAAAACCCATCAATTGCTGTGTCCAGAGTTTTTGCTGTAATAACAGAGTCTTCGAATACCGCGTGAGCAATATCTGCGTAATGCTCTACTACTTGATCTTTAGTTACTGCGGCAAATGTAGAGCCTGAAGCTAGAAGTAGTGACGATGCAATGGTTGTTGCCACTAAATGTTTAATAGTCATGAAAGCGTCCTTGTTGAGCTTAATCGTATTCTAAATTTTAATTATATTGATAGTGCAACTTATTATCATTTGCACTTAGGTTTGGAATAATACAAATTTACAATTTTTTTGCAAGACAAAAACAAAAAAACCTCACAATAGTGAGGCTTTATTCAAATTCAACAGAAAATCTAGGGAAGAGACTTTAAGGAAGGGCTACAACTTCAGGTTGTGTTTCCCATGAGAGACTTTCGCTTGTAAGTAGCTTTCGTTGCCCGATTTAATATGAGCGAGCGTATTAACGACTGATTCTATTTCAATACCAAAGTTCTTAAGATCATTGATTTTTTTAGGATTATTGGTAACTAAATGAATTTTATTAATACCCAATGCTGTTAACATTTGTGCGGCTTCAGTGAAGTCTCTAAGGTCATCACCAAATCCAAGATGATTGTTCGCCTCATAGGTATTCATCCCTTCAGTTTGAAGTTTGTATGCATCAATCTTGTTATATAGACCAATACCACGACCTTCTTGCCGTAAATAAAGAATGATGCCGCCTTGCTCACCCATCTTTTGGATCGTTTCTTCTAACTGCTCACCACAGTCACAACGGGATGAATGAAAAACATCGCCAGTCAAGCACTCTGAATGCATTCTAACTAACGGAATTGTGGGTAGCTGATCAACAGACTTGAAGACAACCGCTACATGTTCTTTATCCGTTTCTAATCCTTTAAAAGAGAGCATCTCTGCATCGATATTACTCTTTGCTCCGACTTTCAACTCTATTCTGGCACGTACTTCCGCCATATTCTCACTCACTTGACTATTTGTTGTCTGCATTTTAGAAAAGGAATGCAGTGTATTCGCACTACGATTCTTCAACTATGGGGACTCACGCCTCATTTTTCAATGACCAAATCATAATTGTTATATTATAACATTTCAATCCACAGGCAATAAAAAGCCCCAATTTTATAATGATAAAATTGAGGCATTATACTAAAGTTGCTTATTTTCAATGTGTTATATTATCCACACATAACGAACACATTAGCAATTCAGTTGCTGTTTCTGCGATTTTTTCCACACCGCTAATTGAATCCAAACACTTTCCAGTTCAGAAAGCTCCTCTTGAGTGAGTAGAGAAACACTTGAGGTCGAGATTCCGGAATTATTGGCTTGCATAGAACGAAGATGCGCATAAAAGTCATTTTTTAATTGCGAGGTTATCGAGTCCATGTGCAAAGCCTTATATTCAATTAACGTTTGGTATAGTGCGAAGTGATATTATTTGATTAAATAATATCACTTCGTTTATATATTACACAATCATTAATTGAAAATGGAATAATAGTCACAAACTATTTTTTTTAACACTTTTTATCGCAAAGAGTAGAAATAAGATCAACAACAGCAGTGGAAAGATCCAAAGTAATAGATTTTTCGCATTAAATGCGGGCTTATACATAACAAAATCACCAAAACGATCCGTCATAAATTCTATTATTTCTTCTTCTGACTTACCCTCTTTTAGCATGGTAAAGACTTTTAAGCGCAAATCTTTAGCTATTGGAGAGTTAGATTCGACAAGATTTTGGTTCTGACACTGTGGGCAACGCAATGACTTTGCGAGTAAAATGGCATGTTTCTGCTGTAAAGGCGTATCAAACTCAAACAATTCAACCTGTTGGCTTACTTCTTTATTTGCTCCGACAAACACCTCGTCAGTTGAGGCTTGAGCATGACAAGAGGCTAATACAACCATCATAAAAAAATATAGTATTCGCATAGTTTTTCTTCAACGATTCATCAATTATTAAAGTAGCGTTTAAATTCTTGGTTCCAAATATCACGGGTTAATGCTCCACGGTATTTCTTAATTATAATTCCATCCCTGTTAATTAAATAAGATTCAGGAGTACCAATAACGCCAAGATCCAACGCAAACTCTCCACGAGGATCAAATATGATCCTTCTGTAAGGATCACCCTCCTCCAAAAGCATATTATTTGCCAGTTTAAGATCATCCCTATAATTCAAACCAATGATATTAATATTCTCATCTTTCAATTCTTTGAGAAATTCATGCTCTGATTTACAAACGCCACACCAAGAGGCCCATACATTGAGCAATTGAACATTCTCTGTAAGAACATCAACCTTGGTGAGAACTTGCTGTGAATCTCTTAAGTCCGCTTGCATGAACTCAGGTAAAGGTTTATTAACCGAAACTGATTTACTACTCTGACTCTCAGATAACCCAATGGTCAGCGTGCCAATAAAAGCACACATCACGAGGAACAGTACGCCAATTTTTAGTTTGGTTTTATTTTGCAAAGCCAGCCCCTGTATTGGTTTTTTATTGATTTTCGCGACTGCGTTTTGGTTGAACTAAAAGCAACACCACGCCTAAAATCGAAAGCAGCGCTCCTAGCCATATCCAACGAACATACGCCTTGTATTGAATCCTTACAGCATAGGATTTGAGATCGACCTTCTCTCCAACCGTGACATAAATATCACCATGCCAGAACCATTTCATAGCCGGTTCACTCATATTCATTACGCGGACTTGATAATGGCGTCTCTCAGGTATAATGATATCTGTCCGGTTATTGCCGCTAATCTCTAACCATATCTTCTCTGATGTATAGTTTGGCCCAATATGTAACTCAGTGTCTAAATGTTTGATCGTCCAGTCAGCGAATACCACTTCTGTTCCTGGTGCCATTCTGCGGTTAAGTTCATAAGAGTGTTCGCTATTCATCGCAGAACCTATACAAACAACAGCAACACCAATATGCGCCATATTAACCGCAACACTTCGTACTCGACCCGATGTTACCAGCGAAAATTTCAGCAAATACAGATGAGATAACACCACCCAAACTGCAATTATCCAGGTTAGTTGTACTAGCCAATCACTGTATTCAACTTGAACCTGGTAGAGCAATACACCAACAACGATAGAAGTAATAGCGGTAATGATAACGACTTGTTTTACGTTCTTGCGCTGTTTGTAGTAAGAAATAAAAGGGCTGGCTCCCATTATAAATAGAGCAATGAGCGCTAGCGGAGAAAAAACGGTATTGAAGTAAGGAGCTCCTACCGAAATATTTCCTAATCCTAATAAGCTAAATAGCATTGGATAGAAGGTCCCAACGAGGACAACTATCATCGCAACAATAAGCAGGCTATTGGCCAGCAGTAACACAAAACTCTTACTCAGAAAGTGAGTGATAGGCTCGGATTTAATCTCGTCGCCTCTAGTCAGCAATAGACAAAATGATCCGAATAAAACAAGTGAAAGTATCAATAAGAGTGTCAATCCTTTCCCCGGATCAACGGCAAAAGCATGAACGGATGTCAGTACTCCAGATCGAACGATGAACGTGCCTAGAATGCTCAAACTGAAAGTGATAAAAGACAGCGAAAACGCCCATTTCATTAGCTGACGCTTATAACGAGCAACAGACAAACAGTGCAATAGTGCTGTTGAAGTTAACCACGGCAATAAAGATGCATTTTCTACCGGATCCCAAAACCACCAACCACCCCAGCCTAGTTCGTAATAAGCCCACCAAGAGCCCAGAATAATGCCACCAGTTAGAAACACCCAAGCGCTCTGGCACCAAGGCTGACAATACTTAACCCAGTTGTACTCAATTTCCGGCGTTAATAAGGCGGCAACGGCAAATGCCAGTACCGTCGAAAGGCCAACATAGCCCAAGTAGAGCAATGGCGGATGGAATATTAACCCCACATCTTGGAGCATAGGATTTAAATCTCGCCCCTCTACAGGAATCATAGAACTCATCACAAATGGATTGGATGCGATAAGCGTAAACCACGCAAACACCGCAATTAAGCCATTCATCACCCAGAGAACATTGATCAAATATGCTCGCGGATAACGTCGGTTCAACGTAATTAAACCACTCCAGCACCCAAGAGTTAAAACCCAGAAAAGCAGGGAGCCTTCATGACCACCCCATACGGCCGCCAATTTGAAAAATATCGGTAATTCAGTATTAGAGTGCGCTGCAACATATGATATTGAAAAATCATCAATATAGAAGGCGAAGCCAAGCAGGACTATACTCACGATAGAAAACAGCGCAGATAGCTGAGTACAAGAGCGCACAGTAGAGAGTTCAATCGGCGAGTTTTGCTGTCTTTTCCAGCCAATAGCCACACAGATTATTGAACTCAAACAAGCGACTAGAACAAGAGAAAATAGACCTAACTCACCAATCATAAAACCTCAAAAAAAAGCCCCACCAAAATCAGTGGAGCTTATAGTTTACAAGCAATGACACTTTCAAACACTAGTGTTATCAATCAAAACTGATTTAAACAACTGTCATTTGACCTGCGTATAGAATGAAAGTACGTAACATCAATACGCCCACTAAACTCAGCGTTGTTACGACTAAAATAAAACCGCCACTATGGCGAATTGACTTAGGCGTGACTGCATTAAGTAAAAGCGGTAGCAACATACCTGCGCCAATTACGCCCCACCAGAACCAAGATGCCCAAAAGCCTTCGCCAATCGCATTCATTGCCGAAATCTCAGCCTGTCCACCAGAGAAAATTAGTCCAGTGAAGAAGGTGACCAAAACGAACAACTCAAACATAACGACTGGCCGTTCAAACCCGTGGATCCATGAAACACTTGGCCCATGCGGAGACTCTTTAAATACAAGAACGCCGAATAAGATACATGCCGCAGCACCAGAGGATAGGCTTGAAAACAAGAACAGTATTGGAAGTACTGGATTATTCAGCATTGGGTACGTTTGAAGTGCTGACAATAGGAAACCAGTATAAGCCGCTAGTAGTAGCGCAAGGAACCCAAGGAATAGCTCAATTGAATTCTCAAACTTAGTGAATTTCTCCAGTAAACCATCAACAAATGCAAAGCGACCTTGTAGGAAATCGACAATTTGTTTTTTAAAGATGATACCAATCCAAACAAACAATACCGCCATGTAGACTTGGAAGAGAATAACCCCCATAGACATCACAGATGTTGGATTAAAGAAGATCATTATTTTCCAAAACGAAAGTGGTTTTGTTAGATGGAAAATAAGAATCGTTAGGCCAGATATGATACCGAATGG
It encodes:
- a CDS encoding imelysin family protein; amino-acid sequence: MTIKHLVATTIASSLLLASGSTFAAVTKDQVVEHYADIAHAVFEDSVITAKTLDTAIDGFLAQPSASSFEKVKQTWLDSRVPYQQSEVFRFGNVVVDDWEGQLNAWPLDEGLIDYVGSDYQYELGNEGASANIVANKTLKVGSSVIDATTITPELIADLNEIGGSEANVASGYHAIEFLLWGQDLNGTNAGAGARAYTDFVVGSECTNGNCDRRGQYLKAAAELLIQDLEWMEKQWEAGEKGNYRQELLADSADNGLRKMLFGMGSLSLGELAGERMKVALEANSTEDEHDCFSDNTHNSHYYNEQGIYNVYTGLYKRESGKLLSGPSLYDLVAQKDKKAAKEIQKQFDLARAQVGQLVTSAEKNNQHFDQLIAANNPAGNALVNKTIMALVAQTGSIERAASVIGISSLNPDTADHEF
- a CDS encoding 2OG-Fe dioxygenase family protein, translating into MLHNHESTLHITSLSRHALEQLSPSFNQLPSTEHADGKYRLRRYSVICLQDGTVTELDNPGFVQTDDINHFQGDIVRQFESIEQGILDSDGMKEMCQLFVDSNKLPNGQEIEIHQIRIAAIYDETQVAPEGVHQDGFDHLALIGIDRSNIIGGEIMLYNNSNEAPFFRKILENGEVAMLADSKLWHNAQPICPVENEEKGHMDVFVLTAKDARNELQS
- a CDS encoding DUF1513 domain-containing protein; the encoded protein is MVTDLNRRTLLKAAMYGAMVPVLPYGCAAQSANANASPALIGCSLSAKKQYRAVVADESGAEIHSLPIPERGHGVAINSQHGEDQYKYHAAVFARRPGSYLMVFDYLSGEQILLRPADKNRHYYGHGVFSNDGMYLYATEGERGTSRGIIGVYRVQDGYKKVEEFSGFGLGPHEVIAMPDNTLAIGVGGVHTDGRIALNLDAMSPSLSYVSAEGKLLDQVSLDDRHLSIRHLAHDGSDTVLCGQQYRGEPDEYPSLLAMHRRGGDMVQLQAEPEQWARFNHYIASIAASDELILATSPRGNCYGIWSKESGALIELAALPDASGVIEANGMFKVSSGSGSVVTRNKQQSTSKYSGVQWDNHWSAI
- a CDS encoding di-heme oxidoreductase family protein, which translates into the protein MKSYIFSAAIALITSFSIQASDVKSGGQTSVKKEGSNAFSLPAANLPMSKRLDFSVGNSFFRNPWVQAPASTDARDGLGPLFNTNGCQNCHIKDGRGHAPEKGDTHAVSMLVRLSIPAMTAEQKKAYIKDGVIPEPTYGGQLQDFALPNIKPEGSIQIDYTDVPVTFKDGFVVTLRKPTLTINDLGFGEMHPDTQFSARVAPPMIGLGLLESIPESTILAFAEQQKLAGQGVSGKANRVWDVQAEEFALGRFGWKAGQPNLMQQNAAAFNGDVGLTSSLFPNENCTSKQSLCDELPNGGDIEVSDNILDFVEFYSQHLAVPIRRNVKDETVMKGQALFAQSGCQSCHQTNIKTANREGLPAISNQVINPYTDMLLHDMGEGLADNRPEYLANGQEWRTAPLWGIGYTKEVNGHTMFLHDGRARNLLEAVLWHGGEAESAKQQVLGFDKAERDALIVFLNSL
- a CDS encoding GTP cyclohydrolase II, which produces MQTTNSQVSENMAEVRARIELKVGAKSNIDAEMLSFKGLETDKEHVAVVFKSVDQLPTIPLVRMHSECLTGDVFHSSRCDCGEQLEETIQKMGEQGGIILYLRQEGRGIGLYNKIDAYKLQTEGMNTYEANNHLGFGDDLRDFTEAAQMLTALGINKIHLVTNNPKKINDLKNFGIEIESVVNTLAHIKSGNESYLQAKVSHGKHNLKL
- a CDS encoding cysteine desulfurase-like protein encodes the protein MSFNLNSVREQFSALSQQYNGKPVIFLDGPGGSQVPQSVLDSMTSYLGFYNSNLGGHFFSSQHTTNLMAQARESVQALVNAETPDNMVFGANMTSLTFQLSRAISRDWKAGDEIIVTALDHYSNVSSWQQAAEDKGVVVHQVKVDESNCSLDMDHFASLLSEKTKLVAVTFASNTTGSIVDVKTVIEQAHSVGAKVYVDAVHYAPHHLIDVQDLGCDFLACSAYKFFGPHVGIAYIAPQWLQTIQPYKVEPATNLGAGRFETGTQSFEGLAGVIQAVEYLSQWGEQGSSLRKRLEQSFSQYNQHEQALSEYFLKRLSTLGNKVVLHGREEADSNLRTPTFALAFKYHHPEFVAKSLGEHNICVWNGHFYALGLIRQLGLEESGGVVRIGFMHYNTIEEVDQLFEALNGL
- a CDS encoding imelysin family protein, yielding MWLKTSRIMSLIVPTVLVLGCQSTDSKHSSNQAVVSKMDTTEHISSSLYQVQFQSAVKLNEQAISLNKSMKSFCSNGADLSDLKRHWQASMAAWMHLQGQERGPVKALEQSWNVQFWPDKKNTTGRKMSQLVSYDKSWTAEEISNQSVTVQGLGAIEWMLFDAQSPLLTNKGEICSSATAISQNLQNRTSQIRQAWLINPWTSMNEAQWNSEYVSLLSNQLEYSMKKLSRPLAKMGHPRAYFSESWRSASSLSNLKENLKAMQAIYFANGSGLDAILRMRDKGELADRISLQFDMAIDTWPEQDSLFNMLQTKSGYQNVLAQYNKLEQLKYLIHEEVAIELGVVIGFNATDGD